The following coding sequences are from one Paenarthrobacter ureafaciens window:
- a CDS encoding 2'-5' RNA ligase family protein: MCAAGQLNVTTDPQQGDGPDDARQPEVTGTDCGAGGAMCVGVILGFPPEIAKELQEWRASFGDPMAEVIPAHITLITTTPTSDWEATRDHVREVARTQAPFTITISGTGSFRPVSPVVFVNVEQGFEECVQLHEKLQSGPLERRLPFPYHPHVTVAHDVAQENLDEAETVLSDYRATFPVVSMGLYEHDTNGIWQLREELDFGGDTDEAQQAEPSSSSGQSAASN; this comes from the coding sequence ATGTGCGCCGCCGGCCAGCTCAACGTCACGACCGACCCCCAGCAGGGCGACGGTCCGGACGATGCCCGCCAGCCGGAAGTCACCGGCACCGATTGCGGTGCCGGTGGCGCCATGTGTGTTGGCGTCATCCTTGGCTTCCCGCCGGAGATCGCCAAGGAGCTCCAGGAATGGCGGGCTTCCTTCGGCGATCCCATGGCCGAGGTGATTCCCGCCCACATCACCCTCATCACCACCACCCCTACTTCCGACTGGGAAGCCACGAGGGACCATGTCCGTGAAGTCGCCCGCACCCAAGCGCCCTTCACCATCACAATCTCCGGAACCGGCTCGTTCCGTCCGGTGTCGCCGGTAGTGTTCGTCAACGTGGAACAGGGTTTTGAGGAGTGCGTGCAGTTGCACGAGAAGCTCCAGAGCGGCCCCCTTGAACGGCGCCTCCCCTTCCCCTACCACCCGCATGTCACGGTGGCTCACGATGTAGCCCAGGAAAATCTTGATGAGGCCGAAACGGTCCTCAGTGATTACCGGGCCACCTTCCCTGTGGTTAGCATGGGACTTTACGAGCACGACACCAACGGAATATGGCAGCTACGGGAAGAGCTCGACTTTGGCGGCGACACTGACGAAGCACAGCAGGCGGAACCCTCGTCCTCAAGCGGACAGTCCGCCGCTTCCAACTGA
- the trpS gene encoding tryptophan--tRNA ligase: MTTAETDAAVLPAGSPANPAQPATGAKHRVLSGMQPSADSLHLGNYLGALVNWVRMQDEYDAVFFIPDLHAITVPQDPAELAHRTRVTAAQYIAGGVDVEKCTLFVQSQVPEHAQLAWVLNCITGMGEAGRMTQFKDKAQKQGSDHASVGLFTYPILQAADILLYQPHGVPVGEDQRQHVELSRDLANRFNSRFGLTFQVPEAFIQKESAKIYDLQNPTAKMSKSAESPAGLINLLDDPKTVAKRIKSAVTDAETEIRYDRENKPGVSNLLTIYSAISGTPVEKIVADYQGKMYGHLKVDLAELVSGHLAPIRERASELLADPAELDRLLAHGADKAREIASVTLADVYSKVGFLPYRGTANLSEQGVR; encoded by the coding sequence ATGACTACTGCTGAAACAGACGCTGCCGTCCTCCCGGCCGGCAGCCCCGCAAACCCCGCCCAGCCTGCCACAGGCGCCAAGCACCGCGTCCTTTCCGGCATGCAGCCTTCGGCCGATTCGCTGCACCTCGGCAACTACTTGGGCGCGCTGGTCAACTGGGTCCGGATGCAGGATGAGTACGACGCCGTCTTCTTCATTCCGGACCTCCACGCCATCACGGTCCCGCAGGACCCCGCAGAGCTTGCGCACCGCACCCGCGTCACCGCTGCCCAGTACATCGCCGGGGGAGTGGACGTGGAGAAATGCACCCTCTTTGTCCAGTCGCAGGTTCCCGAACACGCCCAGCTCGCCTGGGTGCTGAACTGCATCACCGGTATGGGCGAGGCCGGCCGGATGACGCAGTTCAAGGACAAGGCACAGAAGCAGGGCTCTGACCACGCGAGCGTCGGCCTGTTCACCTACCCCATCCTCCAGGCTGCCGACATCCTCTTGTACCAACCGCACGGCGTTCCGGTGGGCGAAGACCAGCGGCAGCACGTAGAGCTCAGCCGTGACCTGGCCAACCGCTTCAACAGCCGGTTCGGCCTGACTTTCCAGGTGCCCGAGGCCTTCATCCAGAAAGAATCGGCCAAGATCTACGATCTCCAGAACCCCACCGCCAAGATGTCCAAGTCGGCCGAGTCGCCTGCCGGGCTCATCAACCTCCTGGATGACCCCAAGACCGTGGCCAAGCGGATCAAGTCCGCGGTGACGGACGCCGAGACCGAGATCCGCTATGACCGGGAGAACAAGCCGGGCGTTTCCAACCTCCTGACCATCTACTCAGCCATCAGCGGTACCCCGGTGGAGAAGATCGTGGCGGACTACCAGGGCAAGATGTACGGGCACCTGAAGGTGGACCTCGCGGAACTGGTTTCCGGCCACCTGGCTCCCATTCGCGAACGCGCCAGCGAGCTCCTGGCCGATCCTGCCGAGCTTGACCGCCTGCTGGCCCACGGGGCGGACAAGGCACGCGAGATCGCCTCGGTCACCCTGGCAGATGTCTACTCCAAGGTCGGATTCCTCCCGTACCGCGGCACCGCAAACCTCAGCGAGCAGGGAGTCCGCTAA
- a CDS encoding exodeoxyribonuclease III: MSTALKKDFLRIASVNVNGLRAAYKKGMAEWLEPRDVDILCLQEVRAPDQIVNSLIGEGWHILHAEAEAKGRAGVAIASRQEPTATRVGNGDEYFDQSGRWVEADFLLTNAAGQATTLTAVSAYVHSGEAGTPKQDDKYRFLDAMTTRLPELAKHSDHALVVGDLNVGHTELDIKNWKGNVKRAGFLPEERAYFDRFFGEEIGWRDVHRGLAGDVAGPYTWWSQRGKAFDTDTGWRIDYHLATPALAAAAFSAVVDRAPSWDTRFSDHAPLVVDYRL; encoded by the coding sequence GTGAGTACGGCATTGAAGAAGGATTTCCTTCGCATCGCATCGGTCAACGTCAATGGCCTCAGGGCTGCCTACAAAAAGGGCATGGCGGAGTGGCTGGAGCCGCGCGACGTGGACATCCTTTGCTTGCAGGAAGTCCGTGCTCCTGACCAGATCGTCAATTCGTTGATCGGTGAAGGCTGGCACATCCTGCACGCGGAAGCCGAGGCCAAGGGCCGGGCGGGCGTCGCCATCGCTTCCCGCCAGGAGCCCACAGCCACGCGCGTCGGCAACGGCGATGAGTACTTCGACCAATCCGGGCGATGGGTCGAAGCGGACTTCCTCCTGACAAATGCCGCCGGTCAAGCCACCACGCTCACGGCCGTCAGCGCCTACGTGCATTCCGGTGAGGCCGGAACGCCCAAGCAGGATGACAAGTACCGCTTCCTGGACGCAATGACCACCCGCCTGCCCGAGCTGGCAAAGCACAGCGATCACGCGCTGGTTGTCGGTGACCTCAACGTCGGCCACACCGAGCTGGACATCAAGAACTGGAAGGGCAACGTCAAGCGTGCCGGCTTCCTCCCGGAGGAACGGGCCTACTTTGACCGCTTCTTCGGTGAAGAGATCGGATGGAGGGATGTTCACAGGGGCCTGGCAGGAGATGTCGCCGGCCCCTACACGTGGTGGTCCCAGCGCGGAAAAGCCTTTGACACTGACACAGGCTGGCGCATCGACTACCACCTGGCTACCCCGGCCCTCGCTGCAGCCGCTTTCTCGGCAGTAGTGGACCGGGCACCCTCGTGGGACACCCGCTTCTCTGACCACGCACCGCTGGTTGTTGACTACCGGCTCTAA
- a CDS encoding alpha/beta hydrolase family protein: MSRPEKITFTGSTGDALAGIIDVPEGPVRGWGVYSHGLTLGKDSPAASRICKGLAEQGIGMLRFDNLGLGGSAGEWSAGSFSVKVADTILAAKFMREQGRGISLLVGHSFGGAAVLAVARDVPEANAVVTVGAPYEPRHVEHMFDAEIEAIRRDGSAVVDLGGRPMEIRRHFVEDVERADLRDCIRTLHRPLMVMHSPTDNTVGIDNASEIFRTARHPRSFVSLEGSEHLLTGKGQAARVARIIGAWADPYVELREEDPAS; this comes from the coding sequence CATCATCGATGTTCCGGAAGGTCCCGTCCGCGGGTGGGGCGTCTACTCCCACGGGCTGACGCTGGGCAAGGACAGCCCCGCCGCCTCCCGGATCTGCAAGGGCCTCGCGGAGCAGGGAATCGGGATGCTGCGTTTCGACAACCTCGGGTTGGGCGGCTCCGCCGGAGAGTGGTCGGCCGGTTCCTTCAGCGTGAAGGTGGCGGACACCATCCTGGCCGCTAAGTTCATGCGCGAGCAGGGCCGGGGAATCTCCCTGCTGGTGGGGCACTCCTTTGGTGGTGCGGCCGTTCTTGCCGTCGCCCGCGACGTTCCCGAGGCAAATGCGGTGGTGACGGTCGGCGCACCTTACGAGCCCAGGCACGTTGAGCACATGTTCGACGCCGAGATCGAGGCCATCCGCCGCGACGGCAGCGCAGTGGTGGACCTCGGAGGTCGTCCGATGGAGATCCGCAGGCACTTCGTGGAGGATGTGGAACGGGCCGACCTGCGCGATTGCATCCGCACCTTGCACAGGCCCCTCATGGTGATGCACTCCCCTACGGACAACACCGTGGGGATCGACAACGCCAGCGAGATTTTCCGCACGGCCCGGCATCCGCGGAGCTTCGTTTCCCTTGAAGGCAGTGAGCACCTGCTCACCGGCAAGGGCCAGGCTGCCCGGGTGGCACGGATCATCGGCGCGTGGGCGGATCCCTACGTGGAGCTGCGCGAAGAGGACCCAGCGTCCTAG
- a CDS encoding glycine zipper domain-containing protein, whose protein sequence is MNNQLWIACLIGAAAGLVIGQLVFNSPFVGILVGVGLGALVGASLGSKRE, encoded by the coding sequence ATGAACAACCAGTTGTGGATTGCTTGCCTGATCGGAGCTGCGGCCGGGCTGGTGATTGGCCAGCTCGTGTTCAATTCCCCGTTCGTGGGCATCCTGGTCGGGGTGGGCTTGGGGGCTTTGGTGGGCGCCTCGCTCGGGTCCAAGCGGGAGTAA
- a CDS encoding ABC transporter permease, whose product MSILTGGHSATDLARERKFGPLYSRNAKAVVARGLMAAKSSTWLVLLSGFFEPVLFLLAMGVGMGSIVGTVEGPGGTEISYAAYIAPALLAVSAMNGAIYDSTWNVFFKMNFAKLYQGMLYTSLGPLDVAMGEIFLALLRGLLYATGFTAVMGVMGLLTTWWAILVIPASVLIAFGFASFGMGITSFMKTFQQMDWINFFLLPMFLFSATFYPLSVYPQPIQWFIQAMPLWHGVELLRQISAGSFSPATAIHVAYYLVMIVLGIMLTTGRLRQLFLK is encoded by the coding sequence ATGAGCATCCTCACCGGCGGGCACAGCGCTACGGACCTCGCCCGCGAACGCAAGTTCGGGCCCCTGTATTCGCGCAACGCCAAGGCCGTTGTGGCCAGGGGACTCATGGCCGCGAAATCCAGCACCTGGCTGGTCCTGCTCTCCGGATTCTTCGAACCCGTCCTGTTCCTGCTGGCCATGGGCGTGGGGATGGGGTCGATCGTCGGCACGGTCGAGGGCCCCGGCGGTACGGAAATCAGCTATGCGGCCTACATCGCCCCGGCGCTCCTGGCGGTCTCGGCCATGAACGGAGCGATCTACGATTCCACGTGGAACGTGTTCTTCAAGATGAACTTCGCCAAGCTGTACCAGGGCATGCTCTACACCTCCCTCGGTCCGCTGGATGTTGCCATGGGCGAGATTTTCCTGGCTTTGCTGCGCGGACTCCTCTACGCCACGGGCTTCACCGCGGTCATGGGCGTCATGGGACTGCTGACTACGTGGTGGGCAATCCTGGTGATCCCGGCATCGGTACTGATTGCGTTCGGCTTCGCGAGCTTCGGCATGGGGATCACCAGCTTCATGAAGACCTTCCAGCAGATGGACTGGATCAACTTCTTCCTCCTGCCCATGTTCCTCTTCAGCGCCACGTTCTACCCGTTGAGCGTCTACCCGCAGCCCATCCAGTGGTTTATCCAGGCCATGCCCCTGTGGCACGGGGTTGAGCTGCTGCGCCAGATCAGCGCGGGATCCTTCAGCCCGGCCACGGCCATCCACGTGGCGTACTACCTGGTGATGATCGTCCTCGGCATCATGCTCACCACGGGACGGCTGCGCCAACTGTTCCTCAAATAA
- a CDS encoding YihY/virulence factor BrkB family protein, whose protein sequence is MAATLTKHSRRNPRPQADSPPLPTELAKLRLELLHKRQDWGKSKRAGDGLPRKAGAFFALVLARLNTNRGMRSFQHYTRQHGPLLSAGIGFNMFFSVTGLLTTGFAVAGIVLGGNPVLEDAVIRSVASAAPGLLQVNGGEGLVDPQTLLNPSGLGWTALIAAVVTIFTSLGWIASVREGLRGVMEEGPLQRNALLQKLVDAGTLLLLGVILVVSAGASLVFGTAADWFFELLRLDEAVAGPIAAVVKIVVPLLLNCTTAAVLFRVAGGLELGRRAFVEGVLLAGAGTTVLQLFSTELLARAGNNPVLASFAIIIGLLIWFNLVSQVYLISASWSAVREADAQAGEEPRKRFLGARRATPQT, encoded by the coding sequence TTGGCGGCGACACTGACGAAGCACAGCAGGCGGAACCCTCGTCCTCAAGCGGACAGTCCGCCGCTTCCAACTGAGCTCGCCAAGCTAAGGCTCGAACTTCTCCACAAGCGTCAGGACTGGGGCAAAAGCAAACGGGCCGGGGACGGCCTGCCCCGGAAGGCCGGCGCATTCTTCGCCCTCGTCCTGGCCCGCCTGAACACCAACCGCGGCATGCGTTCCTTTCAGCACTACACGCGGCAGCATGGGCCGTTGCTCAGTGCAGGCATCGGTTTCAACATGTTCTTCTCCGTCACGGGCCTCCTGACCACCGGCTTCGCGGTTGCCGGCATCGTACTGGGCGGCAATCCCGTGCTTGAGGACGCAGTCATCCGCAGCGTCGCCTCCGCTGCTCCCGGCCTCCTTCAAGTGAACGGCGGGGAGGGCCTGGTGGATCCGCAGACCCTCCTGAATCCCTCCGGCCTCGGCTGGACTGCCCTGATCGCCGCGGTGGTCACCATCTTCACCTCGCTCGGCTGGATCGCCAGCGTCCGGGAAGGGCTGCGCGGGGTCATGGAGGAAGGCCCGTTGCAGCGCAATGCCCTCCTGCAGAAGCTCGTCGATGCCGGAACGCTGTTGCTTCTCGGAGTCATCCTGGTGGTCAGCGCCGGAGCGTCGCTCGTCTTCGGCACTGCGGCGGACTGGTTCTTCGAACTGTTGCGCCTGGATGAGGCGGTGGCCGGTCCCATTGCCGCAGTGGTCAAGATCGTTGTTCCGCTGCTGTTGAACTGCACGACGGCGGCAGTCCTGTTCCGGGTCGCGGGCGGCCTTGAGCTGGGGCGCCGCGCGTTCGTGGAAGGGGTGCTCCTGGCAGGCGCCGGTACTACGGTGCTCCAGCTCTTCAGCACCGAACTCCTTGCGCGTGCCGGAAACAACCCCGTCCTTGCATCGTTCGCCATCATCATCGGCTTGTTGATCTGGTTCAACCTGGTCAGCCAGGTGTATCTCATCTCCGCGTCCTGGTCAGCCGTCCGCGAAGCCGACGCCCAGGCCGGGGAGGAGCCACGCAAGCGGTTCCTCGGTGCCCGGCGCGCAACTCCCCAGACCTGA